The window TCTTCCCCCTTTTTTGCCATTTTCCCTTGCTGATTCCCTTCTTGAATTAGCGTTTTCAAGCTCTCTATCTATCCTGTTATGGATGTATTTTTCACCATCATTTATGAAGAATTCATCAAGTATATTCTGTGCTTTTTCCTTTGTAATTCTTGCTATATTTGCTATTCTTTCAACGTCATTCCCTAAACTTCCTTTTTTCCAGTAATGCATCATCATAAGCAAATATGCTCCGTTCTCTTCTGCTGATAAATGGAGAGTATCAGCAAGATAGTCATTCACATACAAAGGCATCCAAATATCTGTTTTCATGACTACCTCAGTAATTTTATTTTCTCTGCCTGATCGTCTGGAATTTCCCTGTATCCTCTCTCCCAGTTGGTTATAGTTCCTTGTGACATTCCGAGCTTTAGAGCAAGCTGCCACTGACTCAACCCGGAGCCTTTCCTTATTTTCCTTAACTCTTCAGCCGTCATAATTACCCCTCTATATAGTACTACTACTAATAATAAATATAGTCAATATTTCAACCATGGCTGTTGAATATTTTAGAAATCCAATACTGATTGTTTGTCAGTTTCTCTCTTTACGTCCTGAAGGTTCATAATTGCCTGTTTGAAATATGACTCTTTCAGCTCAACGCCTATTCCTTTTCTGCCGTTAATGACTGCCCCGTAAACCTCGGATCCAACTCCCATAAAAGGCGTAAAAACTACCTCATCTTTGTTCGAGTATAATTCTACCAATCTCTCGATAACGTCCAACTGAAGAGGATGCACGTGCTTCTCATCGTCTGGGTCCTTGCTGTCTTTGAATGGTAAAACATTGTCAATTCTGATATCATCCCAAATACTTGAGGCGTACCGCTGCCAGATGTAATGACTCAATTTATTTGACTTAGGATCTGCCTTGTCATAAAACTTTTTATTCAGATATTCCCACATTTCAACCTCATTAAAATTCGATTCATTTGCATTATTAAAAGCTCTCAGAATATTAGGCAGTATTGGTATTTCTCCGTGATATTCTTTTAATCCGTTAGGATGAACAACAGGAACCTTGTTTTCTCCTTTCTTTGAGAATATTAGGACATAATCCGGCATAGCTGTAAAGCATTTTGTAGAATCTTCTACGATCATCTTGTGCATTAAGCTCTGGACCATAGTTCTCATCCTGACCTTTAACGGCTCTTTCCATATCGTGATTCTGTTTTTATACTGAAATCCATATTTCTTGTGAAGTTCTATAATCTCATGAGGAAGATCCCAGAGGTCATGAGTGACAACGCTGCCCAAAACATCCTGACAATGTACTGCCGTTATTCGTCCAGGCTTTGTTACCCTGGCAATCTCTTTTATCAAATACTCATACTGATCAAGAAATCCCTCTTTTGTTACATTGTTTGAAAAGTCATTCTCTGATGATGAGTATTTATACAAACCTGCGAAGGGTGGCGAGTAAACGGATAGGTCAATTGAATCGTCTCCCATTTCTGATATTACATTCATGCAGTCATCGTTATAAAGAGCGTAATTGTCTTTTATTATATTTTCCATTAGTTCCATCCTTATATAAAATTAGGCATTCTAATATTGCCACTTTTCAATTTAATTTTAGGTTCAACAAACCCATGCAAATTCTCATTCAATCGTTTCTGAAGTTCAATAGATTTCTGCGTTTTCATCTCCAATGTTTCAAGTACTCTTTTCTGACCATCAGAATATACCAAATCAACAGTAACCGGATTCAATTGCCCAAACCTCCAAAACCTCCTTATCGCCTGGTAAAATTGTTCATAGCTCCAAGTTGGAAACAATACAGTATGATTGCAATGCTGCCAGTTCAGGCCGAACGATGTCATCTTTGGCTTTGTGATAATTCTCTTTATTTCACCCTCTGCAAAGTTCATCAAGATTTCTTCTTTCTTGTCCATATTCATTGATCCTTTAATTTCTACCGCCTCTTTGTCCAGTATGTTCAACAGTTCGCTTTCCTTGTTAAAGTTGGTCCAGTATACAGATGTTTTCCCGGCGGATAGCTCTGCCGCCTTTTCGCAACGCTGCGGTATTGTTGCTTTCTGCTCTGCCCGAACCTCTGTCATCGTCTTTGCTGTAATGTTGAACATTTCTTTTTGACCATTTATTACAAGAGGATCAAGATTGCTGACAGTATGATAATTTTTAATTAACTCAGGCAAAATATACCGTTCATCTGAAAATCCAAGGTCTGAAGGATTCTTGATAGACATTGACCAACTGTTCACCCACTGGAAAAATGCATCTTTCGCATGTGGTTTAAGATCCCACTTTGTACCAATATCCTGAGGCTTTGAAGTATTCTCTTTATTTGAGAAATACCGGCTTAACATATCCATATATCCAAGATACCCCAGGGCTTCTGAAGATGTTCCAAGTTCAATAAAATCATTCGGTGAAGGCGTTGCTGTTGATAAATACCTGTATTTTATCTTTCTCATAAACTCTGTTATTTGTGTTTTGAAAGCACCGTCAAAGTTTTTCAGGATTGAACTCTCATCAAGTATAACGCCCTGGAAGTCCTCAGTATTGAAATGATGCAACCTTTCATAATTCGTTACTGTGATTTTACTTTTCAGCTTTCCATCTCTTGAATGATCGATATCAATATCAATTGTCTTTGCTTCTTTTAAGAACTGGAAAGCAACGGCAAGCGGCGTCAATATTAGAACATTCCCATTTGTATGCCTGACAATGTTTTCAGCTATTACCAATTGCATTAGAGTTTTACCAAGTCCTGTATCTGCATAAATAGCAGCCCGGCCTTTTTTGATTCCCCATTCTGTAATATGCTTCTGAAAATCAAACATTCTATCAGGCATGGAAACCGGGTCAAATCCAAAGTTTCCACATAGTTGCGCTTTTGATCTTAAAAATTCCTGATAGTCAATCATTTCCACCACCTCACAAGTCCAGTCGCTATCTCTTCCCCATTCTGCCAGTAAAAAGAGCCGTTATGAAAATGGACCCAGATCTCACCGCAGAATACTATCAAGGCCCTACACTCTCCATTTACTACCGGGAGAGCCTTGTCTGTTGAAATCCATTGATCCCGGTCTGTCCTGGCATTCAGGTTTTCTGTTGTTGCGCTCATTTGTTGCGCTCCTTTGTTCCGCTCCTTGATCATTGCATCGGCAACCTTGTAAGCCTCTTTTGCAATAAAATCCTCCCTTGTCATCTCTTCTGTATCCATATAAATACATCCATGATGTCCGTCTTCAGAAGACAAACCGCCATTCATCGCCTGTCCTGCAAAATAATCACGGAGTGTCATGCCTCCCATTCCAAATGGTTGAGGGTCTTCGTTTCCATTTCCAAAATCTACTGTTTGCATAGGGAATGCGCTTCCGCCGTTATCTTTCATCATTTCACCTTTACCTTTTTCTCTCCGAGCTTTGATATGCCGCCGCCCTTGCCTTTCAAAGGGATCTCCGCATCTTTCAGGTAACTCAATAGCGTGTGAATACTTACGCCCAAATAATCACAGGCGTATTTTGTCGTATTCTGCTGGTATAAGTCCTGAAGCTCTTTTCTTGTTATTTCCATAGTTCCTCCTGTATCCTTCTCTGTAATATCAAAAATGCGATTGCAGCCACTCCTGGAACTTGTCCATTTCCAATGGCTTTAAGGCGGTCCACTCTGGACACCAGCCCATGAGCCACTCTACCCATGACGGGTTTAATTGACCATTCTTTTGATTGACTTCTGATGCTGTCATCTTTTTTGCTTCCGGGGGGTGAACTTCCATCCGCAAGTATCCCCGGTCGTTGTCGTGCCCTGGGTTCGCATTGAACCTGTCCGAGACTGTCGGTGTCGGATACGTCTGCCGGGTCTTTGTCCCACCATTTGATGCGTCCCTGACTGCCTGATTGATTGTGTATTGAGCCGTATGCCCGCTGTCCCGGATCGGTTTCCATTCCGGCTGTGTTCCCCGTTTCCCCATGTTCGCATCCGGTGAAGGCCAACTCTGCCGGGTCTGAGTCCCACCATTGTATACTTCCCGGGCAAGCTGATCCAATCTTTTCCTCTTTGATCCGTCCGGGTTCGTCCCTGTCGTACTCATCCCGGGGGAATCTTTCCAATCCCGTTTTGACGGGGTAGCCCAATATCCAGATTCTTTTCCGTCTGTGGGGCGCTCCGATATCGTCCGCTCCCAGCACACACCATTCAGCATCGTACCCGATTTCGGCCAAGTCTCCGAGTACGGTTCCAAGTCCCCTAGAAGTGAGTAATGGGCTGTTTTCCATGAATGCGAATCGTGGTCGTACTTCGTCAATGATCCTGTGCATTTGTTTCCAGAGGCCAGATCTAACGCCATCGATTCCAGCACCTTTCCCGGCTGCTGATATGTCCTGACAAGGAAATCCACCGCTAACGATGTCAATTTTCCCTCTGAATTGCTTCCCATCGAGCGTGTTGATATCGTCCCAGATAGGGAATTTAGGTAAGATTCCGTCAAGCTGTCTGCGTAGTAGTGTTTCTCGTGGGTAATCTTCGATTTCACAGGCCGCCACGGTTTTCCATCCGAGCAAATGGCCCCCGAGTATCCCGCCTCCGATCCCTGCAAATAATGCCAACTCATTCATAAACCCCTCTTTTATAGTTCTTCACTTACAAATGTACTTCCACTATCACTTCTTGTCAAGAGAAACTTTCATTCATTATCAATCATTGCATTCCGGATGATCTTTAATTTTATCCGGCTGCTCTTCAGCTCTTTCAACATCTTTTCGTTTTCCTCTTCCATCATCTCTATATATGATTCCTTCTCTTTCATCTCAGAGGCTACCATGGACTCCATATGATGCTTTAGGTAGTGATGGATAGTTATCCACCGGGAAACGTTCCACACCACCACCACGAGCGCACAGATGGAAACAATGGCAACCGCTTCCGGCATCAATCCGTAGATCTGCCGTTGAATCTCATTTACCACGGACTTTCTCCGATACTATTTCAAAGGAATAGCCGTCCCTAGTGGTCCCCTGCTTCCCTGTTCTGTTCCTTTGCAAAGTGCATGAAATTGTATTGATTGGAATGTAAAGGACCCTGGCTGCTTCTGAGATTGTCACCGGCTCTGAAATAACATGCATTCCATATCTGAAAACAATGATCTTCTTGACGGTATAATTATTCTTTTTAGTGTACTTTTTGGGACCGCTTGCCCGGCTTGCCTCTTTCCCTGCACCGTCCAGGATTCTTAATCCTTTCGGACAATGCCGGATATCATCGATTGGGAGAACCTTCTCTTTCTTTTCCATAAGTCTTATTACGCTCATTCTGTTCAGTATGTCCATTGTTGCTCCTGATTGGCCCCGTTTCCAGGGCCGTATTATTATAGATTGTAAGCTGCGTCTTTCAGTATTTCAGAAGCCTTTTCAATTGCCCATATTGCCTCGTCTGATGAAAACATATTCACTTTGTCCATAAGATTCCGAGCAATCGTTTCCAGCTTCTCTTTGTCCGGAGCATTGGCGGCCTTTCTTGCTGATTCCCGCTGGTCGGATTCCTCTTTAGCCTTCCGGGCTTCCTCTGCTCTCAATCTCTCGTCCTCTTCAGCTCTTTTAAAACTGGCTTCGGCTTCGAGCTTCTCCCGGGCTTCCCGTTCTTTTCGGAGAGCTTCATCATGAGCCTTGTTTTCAGCGTCAATCTTTTCCTGTGTGGCTTTCTCTTTTTTGATCCGGGCCGCTTCCTCTTTGGCTCTGAGGGCTTCCCTCTCTTCAGCCTCCTTTCGGAGCTGTTCATTTTCAAGGCGTATCC is drawn from Oceanispirochaeta sp. and contains these coding sequences:
- a CDS encoding helix-turn-helix transcriptional regulator, yielding MTAEELRKIRKGSGLSQWQLALKLGMSQGTITNWERGYREIPDDQAEKIKLLR
- a CDS encoding DNA methyltransferase, producing MENIIKDNYALYNDDCMNVISEMGDDSIDLSVYSPPFAGLYKYSSSENDFSNNVTKEGFLDQYEYLIKEIARVTKPGRITAVHCQDVLGSVVTHDLWDLPHEIIELHKKYGFQYKNRITIWKEPLKVRMRTMVQSLMHKMIVEDSTKCFTAMPDYVLIFSKKGENKVPVVHPNGLKEYHGEIPILPNILRAFNNANESNFNEVEMWEYLNKKFYDKADPKSNKLSHYIWQRYASSIWDDIRIDNVLPFKDSKDPDDEKHVHPLQLDVIERLVELYSNKDEVVFTPFMGVGSEVYGAVINGRKGIGVELKESYFKQAIMNLQDVKRETDKQSVLDF
- a CDS encoding DEAD/DEAH box helicase; amino-acid sequence: MIDYQEFLRSKAQLCGNFGFDPVSMPDRMFDFQKHITEWGIKKGRAAIYADTGLGKTLMQLVIAENIVRHTNGNVLILTPLAVAFQFLKEAKTIDIDIDHSRDGKLKSKITVTNYERLHHFNTEDFQGVILDESSILKNFDGAFKTQITEFMRKIKYRYLSTATPSPNDFIELGTSSEALGYLGYMDMLSRYFSNKENTSKPQDIGTKWDLKPHAKDAFFQWVNSWSMSIKNPSDLGFSDERYILPELIKNYHTVSNLDPLVINGQKEMFNITAKTMTEVRAEQKATIPQRCEKAAELSAGKTSVYWTNFNKESELLNILDKEAVEIKGSMNMDKKEEILMNFAEGEIKRIITKPKMTSFGLNWQHCNHTVLFPTWSYEQFYQAIRRFWRFGQLNPVTVDLVYSDGQKRVLETLEMKTQKSIELQKRLNENLHGFVEPKIKLKSGNIRMPNFI
- a CDS encoding DNA cytosine methyltransferase, producing MNELALFAGIGGGILGGHLLGWKTVAACEIEDYPRETLLRRQLDGILPKFPIWDDINTLDGKQFRGKIDIVSGGFPCQDISAAGKGAGIDGVRSGLWKQMHRIIDEVRPRFAFMENSPLLTSRGLGTVLGDLAEIGYDAEWCVLGADDIGAPHRRKRIWILGYPVKTGLERFPRDEYDRDEPGRIKEEKIGSACPGSIQWWDSDPAELAFTGCEHGETGNTAGMETDPGQRAYGSIHNQSGSQGRIKWWDKDPADVSDTDSLGQVQCEPRARQRPGILADGSSPPGSKKDDSIRSQSKEWSIKPVMGRVAHGLVSRVDRLKAIGNGQVPGVAAIAFLILQRRIQEELWK